The sequence CCGCCCATATGTTTATTATCAACCCATTATCAGGTCGAGGAACAGATAATCTCTTCTCAACCCACCCTAATACTGAGAATCGTATTGCAAAATTGCGTGAAATGGCTCAAGAGATGGGAACACAGTCAAACAGCACCTTCGACATGCGCAGCAATAGCCCAAGGCAAACCATGCGCAAAACTGTTGAGCGGCCAAGCTGGATGAAAGTTAAAAAAGATAATAAGCCAAGAGGTCCATGGTCTTGAACAACGCCAAAGCGCAAAAAAACAATAATCAGAAGCCAAAACGCGATAGTAACAAACAAGATCGCCAGCCCAAAGTGGCTGGCATCGCTGTTCGGCAAGCAGCCTTGCGTATGCTTGGCGCAGTGATTGACAAGGCAACCTCGCTTGATGGCTTAACCGATAATGAGCATGGCCACCCTCAATATTTAGCACTGGATGTGCGAGACCGCTCTTTGGTACGGGCAATTTTGGGTGCAGCTTTAAGAAATCGCGGTGCTATTGATAATGCGATTGACCAGTTTGTCGATAGGCCATTACCGCAAAATGCTAGCGCATTAAAACATCTTATTCATATTAGTGCGGCGCAAATTCTTTATCTTGATGTACCAGATCATGCGACAATTAATCTTGCTGTCACCATTGCCAAATCCGATCCGCGCCTCACTCGTTTTTCTGGCCTAGTAAACGCTATTTTACGCCGCTTTACCCGAGAAAAAGATGCAATTTTACAGCAAGATGATGTTCTATCTAATGTGCCTTTATGGTTCGCGCAAATGCTAGAGCGCGATTACGGAAAAGAAAAAGCCCAAGACATCATTAAGGCACAAGCCTATGAGCCGCCTTTGGACATCACGGCAAGCGGTGATGTTGAAGCAATAGCACAAGAGCTTGGCGGCGAAGTGCTGCCCTTCCTATCTATCCGAATTGCTGAAGTTGATTGCTCTATTCCAGAATTACCGGGCTTTGCCCAAGGTAAATGGTGGGTGCAAGATGTTGCAGCAAGCCTACCTGCCCGCTTAATGAAAGCTGTTAAAGGGCAAAATATTGCCGATTTATGTGCGGCCCCTGGTGGTAAAACCGCGCAGCTTGCCAGTACTGGGGCAAATGTCACGGCGGTTGACGCCTCGACAAATCGCATGAAACGGCTCATTGCCAATATGGAACGTTTAAACTTCAATGTTGCCACTTATAATGGCGAATTGCAGGATTTTAAACCAGAACAGCCTTTTGATGCACTATTGCTTGATGCGCCCTGCTCATCAACTGGCACTATTCGCCGCCATCCCGATGTATTGTGGACAAAATCCCTTGATGAAATCGGCAGGCTTGCAGATTTACAATTGCAGCTTTTAGAAAAAAGCATTGATCTGGTTAAAATTGGCGGCATGATATTATTTTCCAACTGTTCTTTAAGCAAAAGAGAAGGCGAAAGACTGGTTACTAAGTTTTTGAAAAACCGCACCAATGTTGCGCTTATTCCTTTCACAGTTGAAGAACTCTGCCAAAGCTTTAATAATACGTCCGATGAGGCTAAAAATATTTA comes from Bartonella sp. HY038 and encodes:
- a CDS encoding RsmB/NOP family class I SAM-dependent RNA methyltransferase, producing MVLNNAKAQKNNNQKPKRDSNKQDRQPKVAGIAVRQAALRMLGAVIDKATSLDGLTDNEHGHPQYLALDVRDRSLVRAILGAALRNRGAIDNAIDQFVDRPLPQNASALKHLIHISAAQILYLDVPDHATINLAVTIAKSDPRLTRFSGLVNAILRRFTREKDAILQQDDVLSNVPLWFAQMLERDYGKEKAQDIIKAQAYEPPLDITASGDVEAIAQELGGEVLPFLSIRIAEVDCSIPELPGFAQGKWWVQDVAASLPARLMKAVKGQNIADLCAAPGGKTAQLASTGANVTAVDASTNRMKRLIANMERLNFNVATYNGELQDFKPEQPFDALLLDAPCSSTGTIRRHPDVLWTKSLDEIGRLADLQLQLLEKSIDLVKIGGMILFSNCSLSKREGERLVTKFLKNRTNVALIPFTVEELCQSFNNTSDEAKNIYANILTDEGYLRTTPADLPNENPKLSGMDGFFAARFKRLS